The proteins below come from a single Microtus ochrogaster isolate Prairie Vole_2 chromosome 8, MicOch1.0, whole genome shotgun sequence genomic window:
- the Pstk gene encoding L-seryl-tRNA(Sec) kinase, whose amino-acid sequence MKTAAAAGEVSVDGRPKLALCVLCGLPAAGKSTFARALALRLRQERSWAVGVLSYDDVLPPALPDDVSTQPRPSQWKMFRQELLKHLECFLVAIISGGQMAAPPNRTETMWEDFITCLKKQNLIFSAAHEAQPCQLLAKTAASRRLFLVLDDNFYYQSMRYEVYQLARKYSLGFCQLFLDCPLETCLLRNGQRPQPLPSETIRLMERKIEKPNSEKNAWEHNSLIIQSSSCSLEASLEVTDLLLTALENPIKCVEDNTEQKETDRIICSTNILHQADETLRRTISQTMKEAKDEKIPLNNLKRLAEDLNKLKADFLEDLRQGNRRYLCFQQTTNLSDIISSFCDERDTVVQKYFSKQH is encoded by the exons ATGAAGACTGCGGCGGCGGCTGGGGAAGTCAGCGTTGACGGGAGGCCGAAGCTGGCACTGTGCGTCCTCTGCGGCTTGCCGGCGGCCGGAAAGTCGACCTTCGCTCGTGCGCTGGCCCTCCGGCTGCGGCAGGAGCGGAGCTGGGCAGTGGGCGTCCTCTCCTACGACGATGTGCTGCCCCCCGCGCTCCCGGATGACGTTAGCACACAACCTCGG cCATCCCAGTGGAAAATGTTTCGACAAGAACTGTTAAAGCACCTGGAATGTTTCCTCGTCGCGATCATTAGTGGGGGTCAGATGGCTGCCCCACCCAACAGGACTGAAACCATGTGGGAAGATTTTATAACTTgcttaaaaaaacagaatttgatCTTTTCTGCAGCACATGAGGCTCAGCCTTGCCAGCTCTTGGCAAAAACGGCTGCTTCTAGACGTTTGTTTTTGGTGTTAGATGACAACTTTTATTACCAAAGTATGAGATATGAAGTCTACCAACTGGCTCGGAAAT ATTCACTGGGCTTTTGCCAGCTCTTTTTAGATTGTCCTCTGGAAACATGTTTGCTGAGGAACGGCCAGAGACCCCAGCCACTACCTAGTGAGACCATCCGCCTCATggagagaaagatagaaaagcCCAACAGTGAGAAAAATGCCTGGGAACACAACAGCCTCATAATTCAGAGTTCATCATGTTCCTTGGAGGCCAG CCTGGAGGTGACTGATTTGTTGCTTACTGCTTTGGAAAATCCCATAAAATGTGTTGAGGACAATACGGAACAAAAG GAAACAGACAGAATTATTTGTTCTACTAACATCCTCCATCAAGCTGATGAAACACTCCGCAGAACCATCTCTCAGACAATGAAGGAAGCCAAAG atGAGAAAATACCTCTTAATAACTTGAAGCGTCTAGCAGAAGACCTTAACAAGCTCAAAGCAGATTTTTTGGAAGATCTACGACAAGGAAACAGAAGATATCTGTGCTTTCAGCAAACCACCAACTTATcagatattatttcttctttttgtgatGAGAGAGATACTGTTGTGCAGAAgtatttttcaaagcaacattAA